From a region of the Lactuca sativa cultivar Salinas chromosome 4, Lsat_Salinas_v11, whole genome shotgun sequence genome:
- the LOC111910719 gene encoding uncharacterized protein LOC111910719 — MTTKFAKLEKFEGVDFRRWKKKVHFMLIILKDACVLTTPRPVEAKEGVVDRIEEIRRRHKWDNDDYISKGHILNSMSDALFDIHSESLYAKELWDTLKLKYITEDASSKKFLVSNFNNYNMDDSKSVTEQYNELLGICGQFKLHRMNIDESIDVSTIIDKLPSSWKNFKHNLKHQKEELYLVQLASHICIEESLCAKESDKSGKKKKKRKS, encoded by the coding sequence ATGACAACTAAGTTTGCCAAGCTAGAGAAGTTCGAAGGTGTCGACTTCAGGCGTTGGAAGAAGAAGGTGCACTTCATGTTGATTATTCTGAAAGATGCATGCGTGCTGACTACTCCAAGACCAGTGGAGGCTAAGGAAGGTGTTGTTGACAGAATTGAAGAGATAAGGAGGAGACATAAGTGGGACAacgatgactacatctccaaaggTCATATTTTGAACAGTATGTCTGATGCTTTATTTGATATCCATAGTGAATCCTTGTATGCCAAGGAGTTGTGGGACACCCTTAAATTGAAATATATCACCGAGGATGCTTCTAGTAAGAAGTTTCTGGTCAGTAACTTTAACAATTATAATATGGACGATTCAAAGTCTGTTACTGAACAATACAATGAACTCCTTGGCATATGCGGTCAGTTTAAACTACACCGGATGAATATTGATGAATCCATTGATGTGTCAACCATCATTGACAAACTGCCTTCATCCTGGAAAAACTTCAAACATaacttaaaacatcaaaaagagGAATTGTATTTGGTTCAACTTGCTAGTCATATTTGTATTGAAGAATCTCTTTGTGCGAAGGAAAGTGAcaaatctggaaaaaaaaaaaaaaaaaggaaaagttgA
- the LOC111910726 gene encoding TPR repeat-containing thioredoxin TTL4 produces MSDLPIKYGCGVFSAVFGRRTRRSVSTSSLPTDNFPDISTTPSSQKSNSTRLNGSDDASFDISSSPEQSQKQVDQIIARPLPNQKKKATPPLYVQTPQQVKKSEPNGQQHNQIYDQNKKVLTRGTSGILEDLETMIDDHQRSIYAGNMKVFGNLGNLPQPNSNNVDYHPKSVKEQTSLPNGNINRIPRKEVLKPVKRTAFCRALSTRMDPEQLKIMGNEDYKNGRFAEALSLYDAAISIDPEKAAYRSNKSAALTAMGNLLEAVFEAREAIRIEPFYQRAHTRLATLYLRLGDPENTIRHYKQAGSEVEPELLTKAQKLQVHFNRCNEAKKRRDWNTMIKESSVAISSGADFALQIFTLKAEALLKLHRHHEADEVMSNAPKFDEDDCNKFYGPISHANLLLIRAQVDLAAGRIDDAMEASEMASKIDSNNKDVNMMVCRIKVVMGARSKGNELFKAANYPDACIAYGEGLDHDPFNSVLLCNRAACRTKMGQFEKAVEDCTMALNIRPTYSKARLRRADCNFKLGNWHASVEDYDILTREEPGDEGLSQAFREAKEHL; encoded by the exons ATGTCTGATTTGCCGATAAAGTATGGATGCGGTGTATTTAGTGCTGTTTTTGGACGACGAACAAGAAGATCTGTCTCAACGAGTTCTCTCCCGACTGACAATTTTCCTGACATCTCAACAACTCCAAGCAGCCAGAAGTCGAATTCCACGAGGCTAAATGGTTCGGATGATGCATCCTTCGATATTTCATCAAGCCCAGAACAATCCCAGAAACAAGTCGACCAAATTATTGCTAGGCCTTTGCCAAATCAAAAAAAGAAAGCTACCCCACCATTATATGTTCAAACCCCGCAACAAGTTAAAAAAAGTGAACCAAATGGTCAACAACACAACCAAATCTATGATCAAAACAAAAAGGTACTCACCCGAGGAACAAGTGGGATATTAGAGGATCTTGAAACCATGATCGATGATCATCAGCGTTCAATCTATGCTGGTAACATGAAGGTGTTTGGTAATTTAGGCAACTTACCACAACCAAATTCAAACAATGTTGATTATCATCCGAAGAGTGTTAAAGAACAAACTTCCCTCCCAAATGGGAACATAAACAGGATACCTAGAAAAGAGGTACTGAAACCAGTAAAGCGAACTGCTTTCTGTAGAGCTCTTTCAACAAGAATGGATCCTGAGCAGTTGAAGATCATGGGAAACGAAGATTACAAAAACGGGCGATTTGCTGAAGCGTTGTCTCTGTATGACGCTGCAATTTCAATTGATCCGGAAAAGGCAGCCTACCGAAGCAACAAAAGTGCAGCTTTAACTGCCATGGGTAATCTTTTAGAAGCAGTGTTCGAAGCTCGAGAAGCAATCAGAATAGAACCCTTTTACCAAAGGGCTCATACTCGTTTAGCCACATTATATCTCAG ACTAGGGGATCCAGAAAATACAATTCGTCATTATAAACAGGCTGGCTCAGAAGTCGAGCCTGAACTATTAACAAAAGCGCAAAAACTACAGGTGCACTTTAACCGGTGTAATGAGGCAAAGAAGCGAAGAGATTGGAACACAATGATAAAAGAAAGCAGTGTAGCTATATCTTCTGGTGCAGATTTTGCATTACAG ATATTTACGTTGAAAGCCGAGGCGTTGTTGAAGTTGCATAGGCATCACGAAGCAGACGAGGTGATGAGTAATGCGCCTAAGTTTGATGAAGATGACTGCAACAAGTTCTATGGTCCGATCAGCCATGCTAATTTGTTGCTTATAAGGGCTCAAGTCGATCTTGCTGCTGGCAG GATTGATGATGCAATGGAAGCCTCTGAAATGGCATCAAAGATAGACTCGAACAATAAAGATGTGAACATGATGGTGTGCAGAATTAAGGTAGTGATGGGTGCAAGGTCCAAAGGCAATGAGTTGTTCAAAGCTGCCAATTATCCTGACGCTTGCATTGCATATGGAGAGGGACTTGACCATGACCCATTCAACTCTGTGTTGCTTTGCAACCGTGCTGCTTGTCGGACAAAGATGGGTCAGTTTGAGAAAGCAGTCGAGGATTGCACCATGGCCTTGAACATTCGTCCCACTTATAGCAAAGCAAGACTACGAAGAGCTGACTGCAATTTTAAG